From one Felis catus isolate Fca126 chromosome E2, F.catus_Fca126_mat1.0, whole genome shotgun sequence genomic stretch:
- the FKRP gene encoding fukutin-related protein has product MRLTRCQAVLAAAITLNLLVLFYVSWLQHQPRNSRARGPRRGAAAGPRVTVLVREFEAFDNAVPELVDSFLQQDAAQPVVVAADTLPYPPLALPRVPNVRLALLQPALDRPAAASRPETYVATEFVALVPDGARAEVPGQLEHMVEVLRAGGARLVAAPVASANPARCLALNVSLREWTARYGPAPSAPRCDALDGDAVVLLRARDLFNLSAPLARPVGTGLFLQTALRGWAVRLLDLPFGAARLPPLATAHARWKAEREGRARRAALLRALGIRLVSGEGGRLEWFGCSKETPRCFGTVVGDTPAYLYEQRWTPPCCLRALRETARYVVGVLEAAGVRYWLEGGSLLGAARHGDIIPWDYDVDLGIYLEDVGNCEQLRGAEAGSVVDERGFVWEKAVEGDFFRVQYSESNHLHVDLWPFYPRNGVMTKDTWLDHRQDVEFPEHFLQPLVPLPFAGFVAQAPNNYRRFLELKFGPGVIENPEYPNPSLLSLAGSG; this is encoded by the coding sequence ATGCGGCTCACCCGCTGCCAGGCTGTCCTGGCAGCCGCCATCACGCTCAACCTCCTGGTCCTCTTCTATGTCTCGTGGCTACAGCACCAGCCCAGGAACTCCCGGGCCCGGGGTCCCCGCCGTGGAGCTGCCGCCGGCCCCCGCGTCACCGTCCTGGTGCGCGAGTTCGAGGCCTTCGACAACGCGGTGCCAGAGCTGGTGGACTCCTTCCTGCAACAGGACGCAGCCCAGCCGGTGGTGGTGGCCGCCGACACGCTCCCCTACCCACCCCTGGCCCTGCCCCGGGTCCCCAACGTTCGTCTGGCGCTACTCCAGCCCGCCCTGGACCGGCCCGCCGCCGCCTCGCGCCCCGAGACCTATGTAGCCACCGAATTCGTGGCCCTGGTGCCCGACGGGGCTAGGGCCGAGGTACCGGGCCAGCTGGAGCACATGGTGGAGGTGCTCCGGGCCGGAGGTGCACGCCTGGTGGCCGCCCCCGTCGCCTCCGCCAACCCCGCCCGCTGCCTGGCCCTGAACGTCAGCCTGCGCGAGTGGACCGCCCGCTACGGCCCCGCCCCGTCCGCGCCCCGCTGCGACGCCCTGGACGGGGACGCCGTGGTGCTCCTGCGCGCCCGCGACCTCTTCAACCTGTCGGCGCCCCTGGCCCGGCCGGTGGGCACCGGCCTCTTCCTGCAGACGGCCCTCCGCGGCTGGGCCGTGCGGCTGCTGGACCTGCCGTTCGGCGCGGCGCGCCTGCCCCCGCTGGCCACGGCCCACGCGCGCTGGAAGGCGGAGCGCGAGGGGCGCGCGCGGCGGGCGGCGCTGCTGCGCGCGCTGGGCATCCGCCTGGTGAGCGGGGAGGGCGGGCGGCTCGAGTGGTTCGGCTGCAGCAAGGAGACGCCGCGCTGCTTCGGGACGGTGGTGGGCGACACGCCGGCCTACCTGTACGAGCAGCGCTGGACGCCGCCGTGCTGCCTGCGCGCGCTGCGCGAGACCGCCCGCTACGTGGTGGGCGTGCTGGAGGCGGCGGGCGTGCGCTACTGGCTGGAGGGCGGCTCGCTGCTGGGGGCCGCCCGCCACGGGGACATCATCCCGTGGGACTACGACGTGGACCTGGGCATCTACCTGGAGGACGTGGGCAACTGCGAGCAGCTGCGCGGCGCCGAGGCGGGCTCGGTGGTGGACGAGCGCGGCTTCGTGTGGGAGAAGGCCGTAGAGGGCGACTTCTTCCGCGTGCAGTACAGCGAGAGCAACCATCTGCACGTGGACCTGTGGCCTTTCTACCCCCGCAACGGGGTCATGACCAAGGACACGTGGCTGGACCACCGGCAGGATGTCGAGTTCCCCGAACACTTCCTGCAGCCTCTCGTGCCCCTGCCCTTCGCTGGCTTCGTGGCGCAGGCGCCTAACAACTACCGTCGCTTCCTGGAGCTCAAGTTCGGCCCCGGGGTCATCGAGAACCCCGAGTACCCCAACCCGTCGCTCCTGAGTTTGGCGGGAAGCGGCTGA